A region of the Prinia subflava isolate CZ2003 ecotype Zambia chromosome 17, Cam_Psub_1.2, whole genome shotgun sequence genome:
gcccacacacacagggaacATTCACAGGTATTTGTGGCTCTCCCcaggctccaggctgagctcaggaAGAGCTGCCCAGTCCCCCTTACCGAGCAGTGCAGGGTTTCCTCAGCCACACAGTCGGACAGGTAGCAGGAGCGCAGGGTGCCCGTGTGATCTGTCACATCCACCAGGATGTCAAAGCTGGCAAAGGTGGACTTGGCCTCTGGAGGGACATCGCTGCAGAAGGTGCAGGTGTTTGACACTTCGTTCACGATGAACCTGCACACTGAGCTGGAACAGGGAGAGAATTCATGCAGATATGCAATTTATTCTTCCTGAAACAATTTTCTAGACTGAGATTTCCCAAGAgactttgtcttttaaaaaaattttcatttcctaaACTCCTGAGTCTGTCTGAGACAAAGCgatctctttctttttcacacTAGGACCACAAAGAGCCTTCACAGAGCCCACAACAGAAACGCACATGGCATCCTCCAGAggagttttatttcttctctgggACGGGACTGAAGTATTGCTCCGTCTCACGGGGGTCTGGGGAAGGGGGACAGGCAGCTCTCAGCACACATTCCAGGCAGGCATTGCTCACCATCTGTTGCGCAGGACTCTGGACATGTTCTCATCGATGTCCAGGGTGGAAATGTAGCCATAAATAATTCCATGGACAGGCTCCAGCTTCCCATCACTCTGaagagctttttctttcagctgctcCACTGTGTAGACATCCACTACAGCCTCCACTACAAGTTTAAAAGATAAGTGAAGTGTGTCTGAGCCAGAAATGATTCAAAGGGCAATGGCAAAAATGGATGTTAAGGCAATAAAAAGGAGatttaaagcagcagaaaaaagtaaaacaaaaaggaacTCAGATCAGGAATATATCTATTGTTTAATCTTTGAATCCTCCAAAAGGAGTCTGTGACAAAAGCTTTCCTGCTCACTTTTCCACACTGGTTCCAGACAGAAAGAACAcaccagccaggctgcagctgaagatacagaaagataaaataagGGACAGCCCCATAAACCATCCCAACTTTACATcttcagccaggctgggcctgagttttgcttctctgagcacacagagcaggaattcTTTCAGCTGCACTGTGAAATGTCCCTGTGCAGGtaaataaaatcaaatgctTACAGTTGATGGGTTCATTTGGCAGCTCCtttgctgggctgggcagggctcctGCCTGGGCACTCTCTTTGATGAAGCTGAAGAGAACATttgcttctgctgtttctgaagatgcatttttaaaagttatcaGTGTGTGCTGTATGTGAAAATCACagcaattttatattttacaagTTTTTATTCTGGCAGCACAAACATGTTGGAATTAGCCAAGATTTGcgtttctcttttttaatttcaactGTTAGTCCTGAATGGAATAAACATGTGAAGGCTGCTAAAATCAACAGAAACAGGAACAGaaacttaaagaaaaacataaataaaaatataaccgtaaacaaaaccaaaacttaAACTATCCCATAATGTAAACAATACCATAACCTCAGCAATTATCTAACTTAAAGaataaccaaaataaaataaaataaaatctaaactaaactaaaagtGGAAGCCAAAGGTACTGGTCATCATATAGCAGACCAAAATCAGGGAGCTTTGTGAGAAGCAGGCAGAAGAAATCACATTTCCAATGGATTAATTGATGTATTCTGGCCTAGAATAATTactaaaagcagagaaatactTGAGCATCTCTTACCTGGGTTAGTTGTAATGATGGTTTTGGATATCACAGTTGCAGTCATGCAGTTCCTAAATTTGTCAAAATTGATTCTCACATCTGATGCAAATATAACTGTGCACAAAAACACCCCCATGTTAGTGGAGAATAAATGTCACATAAAGTACTACAGTAAAACCATAAACCAGACTGTTTTACCTGTTTCTTGGGGGATCCAAGTCTGTGCCAGCTGGATGGATTCATTATCCCAGCTAAATTAAACAAAAGTGAATGGATCAAAACCTTTTGGAAACAGCACTCAAACTGTTCAGTACTAAACTGCTAAATAATGTAGTTGTAATCAAATTGGCCAAAGGGGACACGACTCCTTTGTGACACACGTGGCACTGAAATTCCCTGTGCCTGTTTTATCCCAAACAGCATAAAATAAAGATGGGATTAAATGCAGATTGTACCTGGGGAAAATGCTGTATTTCAGCTTTTATCAGGGTCGTTTGTAACTAGAGCAAATCCCAGTTaaaggagctgcctgtgctgggctgtgctgggccaggctgATGGCTCAGATCCCCAGGGCAGATGTTCAGCCATTCCAACACTGGGATCTTTGTGGCTGGGGATGAGGAGACCGGAGTGAGGTCAGAAGTATCCCTCAATAATGGTAATTTCATGGTCTCTTGATAAAAtctccttcagctcctcctAAATTTGGCTGGCAAAAGCACAGCCAAAGCACAGATTTGTTCTGGTGGGTTTTCTCCTTAATCTTTGGAAGAAGATTTAAGATATTTCCTTTTCATCTGATAGTGCTCAGATGCTCCCCCTCTtcactgctgggctctgaaATACCCTGCCAGTGCCCAAgtcccagcactgagagagaagtgatggaggagctgctccaaatCCACCCTGTGCTGGAAGGGCTCACCCCGAGGTGCCTCTTTTGGCTTGGAGGGTATGGATTGTGTTAAACATCCCCTGATAAACATCCCTGCTGATAACACAGCTCTAGCTCACAGTGCAGGGCTGCCTGCTTGCTTCCCTGAGGGAACAAAGGTCACTGGAGTCACTTTTTAACCACTAAACAGCgatcccagggcaggggaatACCCACACCCCACATGGCCCTGCACGTGGAAAAGCCACAAGTTTATTGAACAAACTGGGGGCAAAATGCAAAGGTTCCTCTGTGAACAAGGCACTGCTtacagcagggatgggatgtgTGGAGTTGTGTTTGTAAACAGGACAGAGATTGAAAATACAGCCGAAGCTGTATCAAAATGtttctgcattattttaaatgtttaaaaattaatttaaaagtatttcaacCTATTTCCACTCCACTTGCAATTCTGCTTGGCTCTAAAAATGGATCATGCTCTTCATTTTCCTGCCCTCCTGTTTGTGGAAGAGACACAACAGCCTTTGCAGCTGGTTTTAAATGCTATTTCCTGAATTAGCTCAAATGTccacatttaaaaaaaggaaatattggAACTGAGCTTCATTTTGCCATCCATGAGCCAGCAGGCTGTCAGCAAGCCATAAAACTACACAAGATATATAAGGCCACTCTAATGAATCTCTTTTTTATGTCTCTTTTCAGCCTACATTGCTGCCTCATCTCAGTTACCTCCTAAATAgcaatatatttaaattaaaggaCTATAAGACAGGCTTCTAATTAATTAGTGTGTGTTATAGCTAATTGTTCTACCAGTGTTTGcattcatttgtattttttagtAAATTAAAGAACATTTTACCATATTATTGGGAAAGACCTCTCTGTTTCATCATAGAGCTTTACTTCACACCTCTGGCCTTTCCTTTTGTCTGAagtcataaaatattttggctCCCCAACCtttaagaagaaagagaagaagtcACTTGTCCTCTATTCAGTGTTTAGGAGAATAAAACTCATAacatagaaaataaaagggttagaaaagggaagaaatactACAGACTACTAAAAATGGGGTCACttaatttttcccttcattttgtTGATAAAAATCTCATCAGAAGGTGTGTGGTGGTTATTGTCACTCAGCTGCCAAGCTGAACAAACGGAGTCCTGGCCACTGTGAGGCCCAAAATCCACATTTGCACAGATTTCCAATGAATTTATgatggcagagcacagaaatgctcCTCACTCACTGCCATCACAGCCCAAAATCCACATTTGCACAGATTTCCAAGGAAGTTACTgaaggcagagcacagaaatgctcctcactcactgccagcacagcccaaatCCACATTTGCACAGATTTCCAATGAATTTATgatggcagagcacagaaatgctcCTCACTCACTGCCATCACAGCCCAAAATCCACATTTGCACAGATTTCCAAGGAAGTTACTgaaggcagagcacagaaatgctcctcactcactgccagcacagcccaaaaTCCACATTTGCACAGATTTCCAAGGAAGTTACTgaaggcagagcacagaaatgctcctcactcactgccagcacagcccaaatCCACATTTGCACAGATTTCCAATGAATTTACTgaaggcagagcacagaaatgctcctcactcactgccagcacagcccaaaaTCCACATTTGCACAGATTTCCAATGAATTTACTgaaggcagagcacagaaatgctcctcactcactgccagcacagcccaaatCCACATTTGCACAGATTTCCAAGGAAGTTACTgaaggcagagcacagaaatgctcctcactcactgccagcacagcccaaatCCACATTTGCACAGATTTCCAAGGAAGTTACTgaaggcagagcacagaaatgctcCTCACTCACTGCCATCACAGCTGCCAGCACGTTGAGGACTCTCCCATGGAGGCTTTGCCCATTTGCCACGATGTCCCCCAGGGAATAATAATCCTGAGGGTCCTTGACAGGCAGgtgcagcagagacagcagccTGGTGTCCGTGTCGTAGCAGGAGGAGGTTTGAACCACAGAGTGATTTTCGCTCAGCAATAATTTGTAGGCACTAGAACAGAATAAATCCTGTGGATCAGGGCTGCACTCACTGAGGTATCAATAGTGTCAAATGTTCATTCAGGTCATATGGAAAAGCAACTTCATTCCATTATAGCTTTTCCTAAAAGGTACAAAAAATTCTTGTAGATTTTACTCAAACAATGAAATTTCCTCTGTTTAGTAAGAAAGAACATTATTGCTTTATGACCTTCTATTTATGAAATGTATTGTCCTTTGAGATTTAACCAGACATTTTTGAGCACAGGAGGAAGGTACAGCTACACAGGAAGAAAACACCAAATATTTCTACCAATTCCATGTTGTTGGAAATTAAAGCAAGTCTTAACCTTAATCTTTCTAGAAAGAACTACCACTCCATGCTTTAAACTTACCTAGGAGTTACAGGGttgaatttttcttctctttctgcttcCTTCGACTGAATTAAAGGATTTTCAATTGTAACTAAAATAAAGCATTGATAAGCAATGTTAGAAATTGATTATATGTACAATTATAGATATTTTTGTGTGTACAGTCTGCAAGCTCACAAATTTTACCCAAACAACCACGGGCAGCAAAATCTTTCTATGAACTTGAAAAGGTAAAAGCACATCCTGTAAATAAATACAGgatttttgttgtggttttctCAGCAATCATAGCCATATCTATAACTGAAAGAAGACAAACACCAAACTGCTTTACGgcttatttttcataatttttaaggcctcaataaaatgtaaaatttgaCAGTGATTAACTGCAGGCCAGTTCTGAGCTGCTGCACTCAGTGGGTTTCTTTTGTTCACATATTTACTGGGCTTGAGTTGAAATCCTTGGGATCTTGTTCCTCTTTATACTGAACAGAACTGAACAATTTGTTTCCAATTAGGCTGTGAGTCCTCAgagcaaaacacagcaaagccATCAGCACAACCCTGATTTCCATGCAAACAGAAACGTGGTGAGagtaagtaaaataaataaactcacCACAGTCACCAACCCTGAAGCTTTCTGAGAGGGATCTGATGTACTCTTCTCTGCCCCAGGACTGCACATTAATGAAATAAGCTGGGGAATCACGAATGGTAAAACTGAAGGTGTATCTTTCAGTGCCAATGtctgcaaaaaaataaacagggcTGTAGCAATTCCTTAGCACAGCTTGATTTCTAACTCGAATATGTGTATAAAAACTCCTATTTTGATGTTTTCCTGGATTTTGGCAGGAATTTTCTCCCACTGGAGGCCAGCAGGTGGTGCAGGAACACGCTGGTGTTTGGGAAtgagctgcagttcctgctgtGGTTGTACCTGTGCATCCCACACTTCACTCCGGGATAAACCCACAGGGAGAACGCGGGAGCTGTGCGAGGTGACAGGGCAAACACACGAACGGGAACAATCTGTACACACAGCCCTGATTCCGtaggagctgtgctggccccaggggTGACACCACCCCGCTGATGTCCCAGGCTGTGGCCTCACTGCCCAGGGGGGTTCATTGGATAAAGCAAAGTGTTCCCAGCCATGGAAAATTCAGGATATTGCTGTCTGTAGCCCGGCCTGTGTCATACAGCTTACAGGGATCACAGCACGATGCAATGGGTTGGTAGTAAACCCTCAAGGAAAACTGGAGtgacccccagagccccctgagAGCAGGTCCATGGAGCACACACCAGGCTCTGCACTTGGTGCACCAACGGTGACTTTCTCCTCACATCTcccccctccagcagctcagcaggagccagTGGAGGCAGAGGAACTGAGCCCTTCCCCTGGAGCTGGAAAGGCTGCAGGTGCTTCCTGACAGTGTCTGCACCAACCCTGACTGCAAATTTGTTATTTCAATTTCCAGTTAACGCTGTGTTAACAAGATGCAATTCCCAGTTTGTCCCAGATGAAGCTGTTGCTACTCAGGCCAGAAATTACTTGTGTCACCCCACAGGACATGTcctcagcatttctgttttaagAGAGAACAAATATGAAGGCACCAGCTCCATTCCAGCAGTACTTATGGAAGAAGTGGGTTCATATTGGTTCCATCTTCAGAGCATGAAGCTCTTCCATAGCAGAGTTTTTCCAATTTCTAATTGATATGATTTAGCCAAACCAATGCTGCTCTTTCTTCTTGGTTCTCAAACAGACTCAAATTTTTTTGGTGCATTTTTATTCTATCCATTTTACACTGAGAAATCTGTTCATCATTTAAATATTGATTTGAGTCATGTCTGCCAAATTACACCGttgaagaaaatgaaggaaaaggagTTTAAAGGGACTGTACTTTTTCGGTCTGGAAAGCTTCTGACATCTGTTTTCCCAATAACCATCCCGATTacattctgaaaaataaaaagattataGAGTACAAGATTAAACCCAGATGTAGATGATGAATTAGATTTCATGGAATTATACTCTGCTGATGATAATAAACATATTTCTGACTGGTAATCATTTTAATCTATTTATTCCACAGGACCGTATGAGCTTAAGAGTAAAACATAAACACACAAGTTTACTTTAGGAAAAAATTGTgactaataaaaatattaaaataaatacatctgtTTCTGTTTGTGAAGAAAATGGGAGGACAAAAGTTCACCCCAAACGTTCACAGTTTTGGCTGTCCTACAGCAATCTCTCCTCAGGTAGGCAGCAATGTTGTTGTTTCATGCTCTCTGCACAGATCTCAGATCTCCTCAAATGCTCCATGGAAAGTCTGGACAGGATTTATTTGACAGTGAAGTCCAAGGTTTTCCTGGCTGTCAGCACACATGTGCGCACCCACAGGAGCTTGTCCTGGCCTCAGCCAAGCAACCTAAATTTCTACAGGTGCCTCTCTCTCGCTGTCTTTCAACTGGCCCCAAGGGAGCTGAGGCAGGGAGCTTTTCTGTCCATTCAGACCAAAACCAATTTCATTCTGCTTTGCCAAACCTGTGTTTGTTATGTAAGAACATTGTGTTTTCAATTGTCAACCACAACTACTGCGGGCAAACACACACATGTAGATATAGATGTATTGTCTATCTAGCTATAATATAACAGCTGTGTGGTgggtggttgttgttttttaggTGGTCCTTGGTGTCAGAGAAGAGTTCTGCAGTGCTCATTTGGGATTTCAGAAGTCAGCAAGGAAATCAGAGTGGGACAAGGGCTGGAAGAACAGACTGACAGTGCAACACTGCCAGGATCCTTCAAAACATGAAATATCCCACATCAATCCCACTTCACAGAATCCtggcatggtttgggttggaagggtcttaaagcccatccagtgccaccccctgacaccggcagggacaccttccactgtgccaggctgctcccagccctgtccagcctggccttgggcactgccagtggtccaggggcagccacagctccttcaCACGAGCCCTTCTCTCGGTCCTGACTGTCCCGTTCCAGCAGAATTCCAAAGCcgggtgggcagggcagggttaCAGTTCGATAACCCGCCCAGGATTTGTTTTGTACCCATTCACAAAGCAGCGCGACCTGCCTGACCTCACTGCACCGATATCGACAAGTGCTCCAAAATGAGCTCTCCGATTTCCTTGGGATCGCTAGAGGGAGCACGGAACTGCCTTACCCTGAGGGACGGACACACTCAGGAGGAGCCACTTGTGTACAGCGGTGTGATATCCCCCTTCCACACCAACTGGATGCTTTGTGTCCACTGCATGTAGTCTCTTATTAGGATTTTGGTTTTctattttgggttttgtttcttaattaaaaacaaaaactctATTAAATCAGAGTGCAACATTCCCTGTATCTCACCACCAAATGTCAAAAGAACTGACATCTAGGatgagtgcctgcagaaattgGGCTGATTGTGCCTAACTGCTGATGTAAATATCCAATTTCTCAAAGAAATCTGCTGTAAATGTGTTCACCTCTGTGTCTCCAACACCAAGCCTGCACGGGGAGCTGGCAGAAGGAAGTGATCTGGCTGGAAACTATTTTGGActgaggaagggagaaaaactTCCAGAGATCATTTCCTTGATCAGCTCATTGTGCAACTGCCCAAGAACTCCTTTCCCCAAAGGAGGAGGGGAGCACTCCCCCATGGTGCCTGTTTTGGCAGAGCACTGCTCGAGCCTGCTCAACCCACTCATGAACACGCTGCAAGTGTTTACACTTGAATctctttcactttttaaaataaacagcaaactCACAAACCGTGCCATTTTGATACTTCAAACTGTGTGTTCAGCTGTTTCAACATCCTAACACAACACACACTGATCATTCTatcataaattattattttataaaaatgctttcattGCCGTGTGTTGCTAACTGCAATAGTCAAGATTAGTTCtgtttgtaaaaaataaaagcttttaactgGGTTAGTGGATCATTATTTGGGAGGGACTGTGAGTGACAGGTTAAATTAGCATTGCTGAAGATCAGTTTGGATCAATATGGCTCTAAGGGGATAGAAAACTTTTCTTAGATCATCCCTTTTTTGTGATTCCTATTTCATTTGTTTAAagtaaatgagagaaaaaaatggtgtCATCCCAAATAAAAAGCGGTGGGAATGGGAAAACTCAATGTTTTCACTCTTTTCAGGAGCATCAAGccctccctggggcaggggattctgcctctctgctcaggtgagacccagcagagctgctccagccctgggctccagcacagggaggacgtggagctgctggggtgagTCCAAAAGAGGCTCCAGGATGATTGGGAAGGCTGAAGGAATTAGAATTGCTCatcctggaaaagagaagctttAGGGTGGCCTAACTGTGGCCTTGCAGTTGGCTGAAGGAGCTGACAAGAAACATGGAGAGAGACTCTACAAGGGAtggaatgacaggacaaggggcaatggcttcaaactgaaagagtgGGTTTAGGATACTGGGGAGAAATccttctctgtgagggtggcacggggtgcccagagaagctgtggctgtccctgggtcGCTAaaagtgtcccaggccaggctggacagggcttggagcagcctggcacagtggaagatgtccctgcccatggtagcactggatgggctttaagctCCCTCCCAACCCAGACCAGTCTGGGGTTCTATGCAAACCCATTTTTTATCCCAAAGAAACAGAACCAGCCCTTCCATGGAGCTGTGAGATTTTTACCCTCCTTCCTAGTGTGCCGTGAGACACTGCTGAGCTCACAGATTATTGTGGCTGCATAATGCTGACTCTGTAATGCCTTTAATAATGTCCTCACTAATTCAGCATCCATTTAAAGAGCTACAAAGGAGCCTCTGATACGTTGAATTGTCCAGTCAATATCTGTGCCTGTGGTACCCACAGGCTGTGGACAACAACAGCatccattttcattttgctgctttgcaCACAAAGAAGGGAAGGTCCTTTCTACCCAACAATTGCACTAATGCTATCAGTACCTAAAGACACACCAATTACATAATTTTGCAGTAATATAAGACAGTCAGGTACAATTTCATCTGGGAACAAAAAGACCATGGCTGTGAGACTTACAGGACGAGCAAGGTTTGGATGCAGATCTGAAAGGGCAACAAAGTCCCGTGCTGGACGAGAATGAGCCATTCTTTATCTGAAACTCGAGGAAACTGGCTTAGAGTTtgtaaaaatccaaacaaatcaCTTAAGACCATTCACAGTGAGAATAACaagttattttttaacataaatgTTTTGACCTAATAGCATCTGTTTTCAATAAGAGGCATTTCAAGCCATCTGAAGTAGACAATTCTTTATTGTTTGGATCTGGCGATGGAAGTTATGAATTTTACTGTGACAGCTCTACCTAAGCTTCTCAAATAAAGGcctgtaatttttatttattattcatcaTTAAATGACTCCATTAGCACCAGgctctgaaaaatatttacccTCCTTCTCTCTGGGAAGCCCAACTGAATTTAATGAGGCAGCTCATATATAAAAGGCAATTTATATGTGAGGAAAGAGAAGTGTTGGGTTGCAAAGCACCTTTAATTGAGGTTTTGGACTAAATATTAAACCACTTTAAGATGTGAGTCTATTCCTTCCTCAACATAGAAAAGTTCTGaacttattaaaataaaatttgtgaaAAGCAGTTCTTTTCTGGCTGCCAACTTGGCATTTactgcccagccctgagagCACCCAGGTTCTCTCTAGAGATGCCTAAGTGGGGCCATGGGTGCTTTGTTAGACCCTCTGAATGCCTCTTATTATTTCATGGGTTCCTCAGAGACATTTAGATATTTAACAAATAGTTGTCAGATTCTACTTTTTGTTGTAAAAGGAACCATCGCATTGTCCAAATCTTAATAACCTTTAATAGGAGAGAACTGCTGACATTTTTCAGAGGATGCCTGTTCAATCTTTAGAACAAAATCCTGAATGGCTTCCACAGTCTTTATACCTGGAACCTCATGTGAGAATTGGTAACCATTTCATCAGGCATTAGGATAAAGGTCTGTTGAATTAGAGAACAAATGAGcctacattttaaagaaaaataagcagcTATCTGAGAACCAAGTGATTTTTCTAAAAGAGCCTTTCAAACCACACTGTTACCGAGATAGTTCAAATTTGCCTTGCAGAAACCATTAAACAATAGCGTCCTCAAACTTGTCCCCATCCCATTAGATGGAAGAATTTATGTTTCCTTCTGTAGGAAAGTCACCTCAGCATCCCTCCAAGGCAGGCTAATATTCTCACCTCAGAAGAAGTTAAATATTGTTACCTGCTGTACCTCCCGCCAAGCTGGGTCGTGTCAAAGGAACCGGCGCTGGAACACCTGTATCAGAGGAAGATTAAAATTATCATTTAGGATTGTAAGTGCTCTGGATTCTGATAGCTGGAGCAGAGCGACCCCACTCAGGAACACTTCAGGAACCTCCTCAGGTGCTCCTCAACCAGCCCTCAGCCCATCGTGGAGCCCTCAGCCCATCATGGGAGCCCTCAGCCCGTCATGGGAGCCCTCAGCCCGTCATGGGAGCCCTCAGCCCGTCATGGAGCCCTCAGCCCATcctgggagccctcagcccatcctgggagccctcagcccatcctgggagccctcagcccATCATGGGAGCCCTCAGCCCATCATGGGAGCCCTCAGCCCGTCATGGGAGCCCTCAGCCCATCATGGGAGCCCTCAGCCCATCATGGGAGCCCTCAGCCCGTCATGGGAGCCCTCAGCCCATCATGGGAGCCCTCAGCCCGTCATGGGAGCCCTCAGCCCATCGTGGGAGCCCTCAGCCCATCATGGGAGCCCTCAGCCCATCATGGGAGCCCTCAGCCCATCGTGGAGCCCTCAGCCCATCATGGGAGCCCTCAGCCCGTCATGGAGCCCTCAGCGCTCCTCATGCACCCGCCATTCCCCTCAGGTGCCCCCTCATCTTCCCTTCAACCTTGTCCTGGGCTCTTCAACCTCTCAAGTGCCCCCTCACCTTTCCTTCAATCTCCTCCTgggctctccagcccctcaggcGCCCCTCAAGCCCCTCAAGTGCCCCTCGGTTGGTGAAGGAGACAAAATGGCGCCGGCGCAGTGGCGGGAAAAGGACGCGGCTCCctcagggctgaggggagaTGTTCTCCCACCCTCAGAGGGATCTCCAGCACGCCCGGAGTCCCTGAAGGCTCCctca
Encoded here:
- the MEIOB gene encoding meiosis-specific with OB domain-containing protein yields the protein MAHSRPARDFVALSDLHPNLARPNVIGMVIGKTDVRSFPDRKNIGTERYTFSFTIRDSPAYFINVQSWGREEYIRSLSESFRVGDCVTIENPLIQSKEAEREEKFNPVTPSAYKLLLSENHSVVQTSSCYDTDTRLLSLLHLPVKDPQDYYSLGDIVANGQSLHGRVLNVLAAVMAVGEPKYFMTSDKRKGQRCEVKLYDETERSFPIICWDNESIQLAQTWIPQETVIFASDVRINFDKFRNCMTATVISKTIITTNPETAEANVLFSFIKESAQAGALPSPAKELPNEPINLEAVVDVYTVEQLKEKALQSDGKLEPVHGIIYGYISTLDIDENMSRVLRNRCSVCRFIVNEVSNTCTFCSDVPPEAKSTFASFDILVDVTDHTGTLRSCYLSDCVAEETLHCSVQEFLMLGDDQKTALKWQLLLERSKIYFKVTSSPNWSTGLKVNLLSCKLADPVEASQSFLGRDWND